A genomic region of Miscanthus floridulus cultivar M001 chromosome 3, ASM1932011v1, whole genome shotgun sequence contains the following coding sequences:
- the LOC136545814 gene encoding CRIB domain-containing protein RIC7-like, translated as MGTKMKKGILKPFRYISNMMDGKEPEMQIGFPTDVKHVAHIGWDGPGSNNNNNNNAGGAPSWMKDYHSAPLDSSSFRSESGGTAAANPWASQEIVMDGGSSIGDTSFRDTKSEAGSADVGGGDSPPSPGTRRSRRHRSRCSATSSMDVTGAEGAEEKKEKGKKGTRKNRKKDKSGGDDASATCQDLPAVPKKSNRRKNKGSSEGNGGAAAKDATTAAPEEGAAAATPPAVDDD; from the exons ATGGGCACAAAGATGAAGAAGGGGATCCTGAAGCCATTCCGCTATATCTCAAACATGATGG ATGGTAAGGAGCCTGAAATGCAAATTGGGTTCCCAACGGATGTAAAACATGTGGCACACATCGGTTGGGATGGTCCTggctccaacaacaacaacaacaataatgccGGAGGAGCACCTAGCTGG ATGAAGGATTACCATTCGGCACCGCTTGACTCGTCCTCTTTTAGGAGCGAGAGTGGGGGCACGGCTGCTGCAAATCCCTGGGCTTCTCAAG AGATAGTCATGGATGGAGGAAGCAGCATCGGAGACACCTCCTTCAGGGACACGAAAAGCGAGGCAGGCAGCGCCGACGTCGGCGGCGGCGACTCCCCACCGTCCCCCGGCACCCGCCGGTCGAGACGACACCGCTCTCGGTGCTCCGCCACCTCCTCCATGGACGTTACCGGCGCCGAGGGCGccgaggagaagaaggagaagggcaaGAAGGGCACCCGCAAGAACCGCAAGAAGGACAAGTCGGGCGGCGACGACGCCTCGGCCACCTGCCAGGACCTCCCCGCCGTCCCCAAGAAGTCCAACCGCCGGAAAAACAAGGGCAGCTCCGAGGGGAACGGTGGCGCCGCGGCCAAGGACGCCACCACGGCCGCGCCGGaggagggggcggcggcggcgaccccaCCCGCCGTGGACGACGACTAG